Genomic DNA from Parvivirga hydrogeniphila:
GCTCGTGGTCTACACGAACCCGCAGCGGATCGTCGAAGGGAAGTGAGCGCGATGATCACGGTCGAAGAGGCGCGCGAGCGCGTGCTTGCGGGCATCGAGCGGCTCGGCACGGAGCGCGTCGGCATCATCGAGGCGCTCGGCCGGGTGCTCGCAGAGGACGTGGTGTCCGACATCGACGTCGCGCCGTTCGACAACTCCGCGATGGACGGGTACGCGGTGCGTGCGGAAGATGTGGCGGCCGCACGCGAGGACGCGCCCGTGCGTCTCGCAGTCGTCGAGCACGTGCCGGCCGGCTCGTTCCCGACGCGGGCGGTCGGCCGGGGCGAGGCGGTCCGTATCATGACGGGCGCTCCGATGCCCGAAGGCGCCGACGCCGTGGTGATGGTCGAGCGGACCCGCGAGGAGGACGGCGGAGCGACCGCTGCGATCCTCGCGCCCGTGCGGGCCGGCGAGAACGTCCGTCGCAAGGGCGAGGACGTGCGCGCAGGCGAGGTCGTGCTGAGCGCAGGCGAGGTCGTGGGGCCGGCGGCCGTCGGGCTGCTCGCGTCTGTCGGCTGCGAACGCCCGCTCGTCTACCGCAGGCCGCGCGTCGCGATCGTCGCGACGGGCGACGAGCTCGTGGATGTCAGCGAGAAGCCGGGCCCAGGCAAGATCCGCAACTCGAACTCCTACTCGCTCGCGGCGCAGGTGCTCGCGGCCGGCGGCGAGCCGCACGTGCTCGGCGTGGCGCGCGACACCGCGGCCTCGACAGAGGCGCTGCTGTCGCGGGCCCCTGAGTTCGACGTGATGGTGACGACGGGCGGCGTGAGCATGGGCGACTACGACGTCGTGAAAGGCGTGCTCGAGCGGCTGGGCGAGATGGACTTCTGGAAGGTCGCGATGCGGCCCGGCGCGCCGCAGACGCACGGGAGGATCGGCTCGACGCCGTTCTTCGGGCTGCCGGGGAACCCGACCTCCACGATGGTGGGGTTCGAGCTGTTCGTGCGTCCGGTGTTGCGGAAGATGGCGGGACATGCGGCGCTCGACCGTCCGCGCCACCCCGTGACGCTCGCGCACGACGTGAAGAAGAAACCCGACCGCCGGTACTTCTTGCGAGCGCGCGTCGAGCGCGATGGCGACGGGTACGTCGCGCGCCTGTCCGGCGGCCAGTCCTCCGCCATGCTCACCTCGATGCATCGCGCGAACGCGTTGCTGGTGTTGCCAGAAGGAGAGTCGCACTTCGCGGCAGGAAGCGTCGTGGAGTGCATCCGTCTCGACATGGAAGAAGGGACGCCATGAGCACGAGCAGTCAGCCGAAGCAGGTCGACCCGCGGTGGGCGAGCCAGGTGACTCCTGAGCTCGAGACGGCGGTGCGAGAGAAGGGGAAGGACGGCAGCATCACCTGCCCGGTGCTGCGCAAGCTCGCCGAGGACTTCGGCGTGCCGTACAAGGTGGCCGGCGCTGCGGCGGACATCGTGGGCGTGAAGGTCAAGAACTGCGACCTCGGGTGCTTCTAGCGTGGATGCGCCGCGCCGGATACCGATCGTCTCGATCGTCGGCAAGAGCGACGCAGGCAAGACGACCCTCCTCGAAGGCGTCGTGAGCGAGCTCGTCGCGCGCGGGTACGCGGTCGCGACGTGCAAGCACCACGCGCACGAGGTCGACATCGACGTGCCGGGCAAGGACTCATGGCGCCACGCGCGGGCCGGCGCGCGCGTGGTGATGGTGGCGTCGCCGTCGCAGCTGGTGACGATCCGACGGCTGGAACGCGAGCTCGACCTCGACGAGATCGCTGCGGAAGCGGCCCGCGCCGGGTGCGACGTGCTCGTCACCGAGGGATTCAAGCGCGTGGCGACGGTGCGCATCGAGGTCGCCCGCCGTGCGCGCTCCCGCGAGCTCATCAGCGAGCCGCACGAGCTCGTGGCGCTCGTGACCGACGACGAGAGCATCGAAGCTCCGGGCGTGCCGCGATTCGCGCTCGACGATCACCGCGGCGTCGCGGACTTCGTCGAGCGCACGTTCCTCAAAGGAGCACGGGATGGCGACTGACGGGTTCGGCAGGCGGATCGACTACCTGCGCATCAGCGTGACGGACCGGTGCAACCTCCGATGCATATACTGCATGCCGCCCCAAGGCGTCGCGTGGAAGCCGCACGAGGAGCTCCTTACCTACGAGGAGATCGAACGGTTCGCAGCCATCGCTGCATCGCAGGGCATCTCGAAGATCCGACTCACGGGCGGAGAGCCGCTCGTCAGGCGCGGGCTCGTGGGTCACGTGCGCCGGCTGCTCGCCGTCACCGGCATCGAGGCCATCGCGCTCACGACGAACGGGACGCTGCTCGCCCGCTACGCGCAGGATCTCGCCGAGGCTGGGCTCAAGCGCGTCAACATCTCGCTGGACACGCTCGACCCTGACACCTTCGCGCGCATCACGCGCGGGGGGGATCTGGCGGACGTGCTCGCCGGGCTCGATGCGGCGTTCGAGGCGGGCATGGACCCCGTCAAGATCAACGTCGTCGTCGTGCGGCGGCTGAACCAGGACCTGCTTGGCTTCGCGCGCATGACGTTCG
This window encodes:
- the mobB gene encoding molybdopterin-guanine dinucleotide biosynthesis protein B, with amino-acid sequence MDAPRRIPIVSIVGKSDAGKTTLLEGVVSELVARGYAVATCKHHAHEVDIDVPGKDSWRHARAGARVVMVASPSQLVTIRRLERELDLDEIAAEAARAGCDVLVTEGFKRVATVRIEVARRARSRELISEPHELVALVTDDESIEAPGVPRFALDDHRGVADFVERTFLKGARDGD
- a CDS encoding molybdopterin molybdotransferase MoeA, with the translated sequence MITVEEARERVLAGIERLGTERVGIIEALGRVLAEDVVSDIDVAPFDNSAMDGYAVRAEDVAAAREDAPVRLAVVEHVPAGSFPTRAVGRGEAVRIMTGAPMPEGADAVVMVERTREEDGGATAAILAPVRAGENVRRKGEDVRAGEVVLSAGEVVGPAAVGLLASVGCERPLVYRRPRVAIVATGDELVDVSEKPGPGKIRNSNSYSLAAQVLAAGGEPHVLGVARDTAASTEALLSRAPEFDVMVTTGGVSMGDYDVVKGVLERLGEMDFWKVAMRPGAPQTHGRIGSTPFFGLPGNPTSTMVGFELFVRPVLRKMAGHAALDRPRHPVTLAHDVKKKPDRRYFLRARVERDGDGYVARLSGGQSSAMLTSMHRANALLVLPEGESHFAAGSVVECIRLDMEEGTP
- the moaA gene encoding GTP 3',8-cyclase MoaA; the protein is MATDGFGRRIDYLRISVTDRCNLRCIYCMPPQGVAWKPHEELLTYEEIERFAAIAASQGISKIRLTGGEPLVRRGLVGHVRRLLAVTGIEAIALTTNGTLLARYAQDLAEAGLKRVNISLDTLDPDTFARITRGGDLADVLAGLDAAFEAGMDPVKINVVVVRRLNQDLLGFARMTFERPVHVRFIEYMPVGGADDGTVCGGAEAEGWTADDEVSSDEILARLAAEGAAAGLGELVPVARESAPGGWGPARYYRFEGAYGTLGVISPLSHHFCGECNRLRLTADGRLRTCLFSDDELDARAVLRGGTDDDVRGLIERALAAKPESHNMRIGTARRMSQIGG